The proteins below come from a single Metarhizium brunneum chromosome 1, complete sequence genomic window:
- the RPA12 gene encoding DNA-directed RNA polymerase I subunit RPA12: MAAIGSLVFCTDCGNLLPATQGSEKNSLQCECCDAWNKDTGSKVIVTQSKPSDFPSFLRQKLQSNVQAVERHKLKTSSTVQERCPKCGREEVTYTNVQLRSADEGSTLIYNCECGHSWHENN, encoded by the exons ATGGCTGCCATAGGCTCCCTCGTTTTCTGTACTGACTGCGGAAATCTTCTTCCGGCTACCCAAGGCTCGGAGAAGAACTCGCTGCAGTGCGAATGCTGCGATGCTTGGAACAAAG ACACTGGCTCGAAAGTCATCGTCACGCAGTCCAAGCCGTCAGACTTTCCGTCTTTCCTGCGGCAAAAATTGCAGTCCAACGTCCAAGCTGTAGAGAGGCACAAGCTTAAAACCTCGAGCACAGTGCAAGAACGGTGCCCCAAGTGCGGACGAGAAGAAGTCACATATACCAATGTGCAGCTCCGTAGTGCTGATGAAGGCTCAACACTCATTTACAACTGTGAATGCGGTCACTC GTGGCACGAGAACAATTAG
- the NBP35 gene encoding Cytosolic Fe-S cluster assembly factor NBP35, which yields MAPSLEEPEPVSDVLANPIKQKPQLVAPEPEHCPGPESQQAGQADSCAGCPNQAICASAPKGPDPDIPLISARLENVKHKILVLSGKGGVGKSTFTSLLAHAFATNPDSNVGVMDTDICGPSIPKMMGVEDETIHVSGSGWSPVWVMDNLGVMSIQFMLPNRDDAVIWRGPKKNGLIKQFLKDVEWGELDFLLVDTPPGTSDEHLSVNSFLKESGIDGAVVVTTPQEVSLLDVRKEIDFCRKAGIRILGLAENMSGFVCPNCKGESQIFRPTTGGGKGLAEEMGIPFLGAVPLDPRIRMACDYGESYFDSFPDSPACLAFKQVVKRVASQLGLDTTNVLPDE from the coding sequence ATGGCACCGTCCCTCGAGGAGCCAGAGCCAGTATCCGACGTCCTCGCCAACCCCATCAAACAAAAGCCACAACTCGTCGCCCCGGAGCCGGAGCACTGTCCCGGACCGGAGTCGCAGCAGGCAGGCCAAGCCGACTCTTGCGCCGGCTGTCCCAACCAGGCCATCTGCGCATCAGCACCAAAGGGCCCAGACCCAGACATCCCCCTCATATCGGCACGCCTCGAAAATGTCAAGCACAAGATCCTCGTGCTCAGCGGCAAGGGCGGGGTGGGCAAGAGCACATTCACGTCGCTGCTCGCGCATGCCTTTGCGACCAACCCGGACAGCAACGTGGGCGTCATGGACACGGACATTTGCGGGCCCAGCATCCCCAAGATGATGGGGGTGGAGGACGAGACGATTCACGTCAGCGGCTCCGGCTGGTCGCCGGTGTGGGTGATGGATAATTTGGGCGTGATGAGCATCCAGTTCATGTTGCCGAATCGAGATGATGCTGTCATCTGGAGGGGCCCCAAGAAGAATGGCCTGATTAAGCAGTTTCTCAAAGACGTGGAATGGGGCGAGCTGGACTTCTTGCTGGTCGATACGCCGCCGGGCACGAGCGACGAGCACCTGAGCGTCAACTCCTTCTTGAAGGAGAGCGGGATTGATGGCGCGGTCGTGGTGACGACACCGCAGGAGGTCTCGCTGCTGGATGTACGGAAGGAGATTGACTTTTGCCGCAAGGCGGGCATCAGGATACTGGGACTGGCGGAGAACATGAGCGGGTTCGTGTGTCCCAACTGCAAGGGCGAGAGTCAAATATTCAGACCTACCACGGGTGGCGGGAAAGGGTTGGCAGAGGAGATGGGGATTCCGTTCCTCGGCGCTGTGCCTTTGGACCCGAGGATCCGGATGGCCTGCGATTACGGAGAGAGCTATTTTGATTCATTCCCGGACAGCCCGGCTTGTTTGGCGTTTAAACAGGTGGTGAAGAGGGTTGCGAGCCAACTGGGCTTGGATACAACCAACGTATTACCTGACGAATAG
- the rad9_0 gene encoding Protein rad9, with the protein MAHYNTNGPKNGVKSVEGPREQNGVSRPFTLQESLPYSPQTSTVPFLPDIIPDPSVGSGSPSLRISDLFSTQDYDRVNQEATSQPHGAKNLKQTVDHVLHDLKPSKRTQYKFPTVPNGAPSSSAASTHNRIISQGLSPIAKAVYERVGSFFKATKPNISSPKLVNGEAEQPLKLAADSVSQSPTIHVQPQSTAKNNAGSGKTKIEVAISTKQSFDRSQYAEISYDHPDQNIITPHDQLIVEAQQYSQSNPLTAKSSIVVNNAGLLIELPTSGIKREDYQEFKVAPDAPENLSFRRKERQEFEDGQDIIGASLDQRQRGEAALDSLDALMRQVFSAVGGALVMEPGLEHIVTLTADQEASMTATTQQKMHTAIQKVIGLRSFNAVPLENLLRVMKLSEASLKQAEGLDIRVDESWDEAAVESWVQQLGELQTALKSARTCLRIMSGCREDKQLYSEAVITKCVNIYKAVTEDIVMPLVELRNSGSSGGLFKLIQKHKKTIASVFVCCQKLSALLAELITKIELSETVINTLEFTSSKLIFVENAYLEKDSAIGLQKFDGIRSVAMDMLCQIFLIKPEQRQGIIDDILTSLEKLPVGKLSSRQFKLADGGSIQPVSALIMRLVQASSGRVGGGNGAGQGSNIRAMDIDGLGEDDEDDRPLKRNQATATILNEEQGAQQPAVAIQELEGVAAPLIDTAARNASYVINFIVKRAMGSTKSGDTPYRNLLDLFVDDFTTCLDLPDWPSAELLLRLLMVMMVQLFEAPKTAAPAKNMALELLGTMSAAISRLRSHVKKSAGAFISSDAGKYSKYLSDLATHCLEQRCPMENIIAWAGPYRGVLEYLQERSSEDPHLSSAVSFLISDWATRVHTTYDNIQDNDSEGDKELGRSAFRLRMMIEDRQWLASEYTFKAVTTSQARFAFSVILLRSPFCESFGKILNILLGSMASDQATVRSKSLKSVNQVLETDPSILDGDSTVIQLILDCASDSSTQVRDSALGLLGSCISMRPVLEASLTPKIIDRFQDAGVGVRKRAMKLARDIYLRNRGKNLRSAIANGLLRRIQDPDEGVRDLARQMIEEVWFAPFYTNENTASFETSLAEHVSLVIQTVKGGTVTEILDKVLQTILKPGSKSLDGPFGVCSKLVGIMFGLIDNPESEDPTVPSGRDALQVLTIFAKADPNLFNFEQIKLLKTQLASFTGADELAAFRAVTVIYKRVLPQLPNVHTEFLADVRLQLLKGIGKISSRGALDDLIACAHTVCELLKDFAPLGNLVASSLVGIQKLSKVPLDAKRLNLVAAYSIIVGSVGKHCDLDKQARIFREKFPGWKGDSVSKLIVDILSPFSSPQQPLDARKASIEAIGLVCQSWPRNYDLVKVYTAFQQVFQDKIPILETMILRSFKEFLVTEERRSEAAAEAPKEKNKELTVMGGTNFDDVASGATQRFLKEITRIALSSQDEHAFLAMEVLGSINRQGLTHPKETGVTLITLETSANRKIAELAYLEHRSLHEKHETVLEREYVKAVQSAYNYQRDIVKDSHGATMEPFQSKLHLLMEVLKISKMKNRQRFLEKFVGQADFELGKLNVKAEMPHQVDFARFIAENLAFFEYHSIGELQTTVNMIEKMVASTGASVAQAIESEVFNVRMDVDQEEEQRKTLLEGDVPVGVPVGGTQPDVPPPAVPVPTLSVEPQRLRQLTAGSIILLSLWEVRTHLRRLFGMGTNRHDNRAKALAKDLNKTPLKVQGVHGERVWDEIVSHMNGLSSQESMVQKCKAFVELMNVDKEFKVAEEDDEMGMGGGPSTPSEGEDDDDGGDRGRKRKAAGTPGGRKKRARSGSQTRKRGRPRKQSVEQSDDGDFDGDWI; encoded by the exons ATGGCCCATTACAACACCAACGGCCCGAAGAATGGGGTCAAATCTGTCGAGGGCCCTAGAGAACAGAACGGCGTATCGCGACCGTTCACGCTGCAGGAGTCGTTGCCTTATTCTCCGCAGACATCCACAGTACCTTTTCTACCTG ATATCATCCCGGACCCAAGCGTCGGATCTGGATCACCATCGCTTCGAATCTCGGATTTATTCTCAACGCAAGATTATGATAGAGTAAACCAGGAAGCTACGAGCCAGCCACACGGTGCAAAGAACCTGAAGCAAACAGTCGATCATGTTTTGCATGATCTGAAACCGTCAAAGAGAACCCAGTA TAAATTTCCCACTGTGCCCAACGGAGCGCCGTCAAgttcggcggcatcgactCACAATAGAATCATTTCTCAAGGTCTGTCACCGATAGCCAAGGCCGTATACGAACGAGTgggcagcttcttcaaggccacgAAGCCAAATATCAGCAGCCCTAAGCTGGTGAACGGAGAAGCAGAACAGCCTTTGAAATTGGCTGCCGACTCAGTATCTCAAAGTCCAACTATTCATGTGCAACCTCAAAGCACGGCGAAGAATAACGCAGGCAGTGGTAAAACTAAGATAGAGGTTGCGATTTCCACGAAACAGTCATTCGATCGCTCGCAATATGCTGAAATTTCATATGATCATCCCGATCAGAATATAATCACCCCGCATGATCAGTTAATTGTGGAAGCGCAGCAATACAGCCAGTCAAATCCATTAACCGCAAAGTCTTCTATCGTTGTTAATAACGCCGGTCTTCTCATTGAATTACCAACGTCTGGAATCAAGAGAGAAGATTATCAGGAGTTCAAGGTTGCTCCAGATGCACCCGAGAATCTCTCGTTTAGGCGAAAAGAGAGGCAGGAGTTTGAGGACGGTCAGGACATTATTGGGGCTAGTCTCGATCAACGACAGCGAGGGGAGGCTGCACTTGACTCCCTTGACGCCCTCATGCGTCAGGTTTTTTCAGCAGTTGGCGGCGCCTTGGTTATGGAACCGGGGTTGGAACACATTGTTACGCTGACGGCAGATCAAGAAGCCTCAATGACGGCCACAACGCAACAGAAAATGCACACCGCTATTCAAAAGGTCATTGGCTTGAGGAGCTTCAATGCTGTTCCTCTTGAGAATCTCCTTAGAGTCATGAAGCTGAGCGAAGCTAGCTTGAAACAAGCTGAAGGTCTCGACATCCGTGTTGATGAAAGCTGGGATGAAGCGGCTGTTGAATCATGGGTTCAGCAACTCGGAGAACTGCAAACGGCTCTTAAATCCGCACGAACTTGCCTCCGAATAATGTCTGGATGCAGAGAAGACAAGCAGCTATACTCAGAAGCGGTTATTACCAAATGCGTCAACATATACAAGGCTGTAACCGAGGATATTGTTATGCCTCTTGTCGAACTTCGCAATTCTGGCAGTTCGGGTGGCTTGTTCAAGCTTATTCAAAAGCACAAGAAGACAATTGCCTCCGTCTTTGTCTGCTGTCAGAAACTATCGGCTCTTCTTGCAGAGCTAATCACAAAGATTGAGTTGTCAGAGACAGTCATTAACACACTCGAATTCACTTCATCCAAGCTGATTTTCGTGGAGAACGCCTACTTGGAGAAAGATTCCGCCATTGGCCTGCAGAAATTTGATGGAATTCGCTCAGTTGCTATGGATATGCTCTGCCAAATCTTTTTGATTAAACCGGAACAGAGACAAGGCATCATTGATGACATACTGACTTCGTTGGAGAAGCTTCCTGTGGGCAAACTAAGTTCCAGACAGTTCAAGCTAGCCGATGGCGGCAGTATCCAGCCTGTTTCGGCCCTTATCATGCGCCTCGTTCAAGCCAGCTCTGGTCGAGTTGGAGGTGGCAATGGTGCTGGACAAGGCTCAAACATCCGAGCCATGGATATAGATGGACTGGgagaggatgacgaggacgataGACCGTTGAAGCGGAACCAAGCTACTGCCACCATTCTGAACGAGGAACAAGGCGCTCAGCAACCTGCAGTGGCAATACAAGAATTAGAAGGCGTTGCCGCCCCATTGATTGATACTGCAGCTCGAAATGCGTCTTATGTCATTAACTTTATCGTCAAGCGAGCCATGGGCTCAACCAAATCTGGAGATACACCCTATCGCAACCTGCTCGATCTTTTCGTTGACGACTTCACGACATGCCTTGATTTGCCAGACTGGCCTTCCGCAGAGCTCCTCCTGCGCTTGCTCATGGTTATGATGGTGCAGCTGTTCGAGGCACCTAAAACAGCAGCGCCAGCCAAAAATATGGCTTTGGAGCTGCTAGGAACCATGAGTGCTGCCATATCGCGCCTTCGGTCCCATGTGAAGAAATCTGCAGGCGCATTTATAAGCAGTGATGCTGGCAAATACTCAAAGTACCTATCTGATCTGGCGACTCACTGCCTCGAGCAGAGATGTCCAATGGAGAACATTATTGCTTGGGCAGGACCGTATCGAGGGGTTCTCGAGTATCTGCAAGAAAGAAGCTCCGAGGATCCCCACCTGTCCAGCGCAGTATCTTTTCTTATATCTGACTGGGCGACTAGAGTCCATACCACATACGACAACATACAAGACAATGACTCGGAAGGCGATAAGGAGCTGGGCCGATCGGCGTTTCGGTTGCGAATGATGATAGAAGACCGTCAATGGTTGGCAAGCGAATACACATTCAAAGCAGTCACGACTAGCCAAGCGAGATTTGCATTTTCGGTCATTTTGTTGCGATCACCTTTCTGTGAGTCTTTCGGCAAGATTCTGAATATTCTGTTGGGCTCCATGGCAAGTGACCAAGCAACAGTCCGCAGCAAGAGCTTGAAGAGCGTCAACCAGGTGCTTGAAACGGATCCCTCGATCCTGGATGGCGACTCGACTGTTATTCAGCTCATTCTGGATTGTGCTAGTGACTCTTCAACTCAAGTCAGAGATTCGGCTTTGGGATTATTGGGTAGCTGCATTAGCATGCGTCCAGTCTTAGAGGCATCGCTTACACCCAAGATTATCGATCGGTTCCAGGATGCTGGCGTGGGTGTGCGAAAGCGAGCAATGAAGCTGGCCCGTGATATTTACTTGCGGAATCGGGGCAAAAACCTGCGCAGCGCCATTGCCAATGGTCTGCTCCGCCGCATTCAGGATCCTGATGAAGGTGTGCGGGACCTTGCTCGGCAGATGATTGAAGAAGTTTGGTTTGCGCCTTTTTATACCAACGAGAACACTGCAAGCTTCGAAACGTCACTCGCAGAACATGTGTCACTTGTTATCCAAACTGTGAAGGGGGGGACTGTCACCGAAATTCTGGACAAGGTGTTACAGACTATTCTCAAACCCGGCAGCAAGTCTCTGGATGGACCATTTGGAGTCTGCTCGAAGCTGGTCGGAATCATGTTTGGGTTGATTGACAACCCTGAGTCGGAAGATCCAACCGTTCCATCTGGTCGCGACGCTTTGCAAGTACTTACCATTTTTGCGAAGGCCGACCCAAACCTTTTCAACTTTGAGCAAATTAAGCTGCTCAAGACGCAACTTGCCAGCTTTACAGGTGCCGATGAACTAGCTGCCTTTCGAGCGGTCACAGTAATTTACAAACGAGTGCTACCACAACTACCCAATGTGCATACCGAGTTTTTGGCCGACGTACGATTGCAGCTACTCAAAGGTATTGGTAAAATCTCATCTCGCGGAGCCTTGGACGACCTGATTGCGTGTGCTCATACTGTATGCGAATTGCTCAAAGACTTTGCACCGTTAGGCAATCTCGTTGCGTCGAGCTTGGTGGGAATACAAAAGCTGAGCAAGGTACCGTTAGACGCCAAGCGTCTCAATCTTGTCGCTGCCTATTCGATCATCGTAGGCAGCGTTGGAAAACATTGCGATCTCGACAAGCAAGCTCGCATCTTTCGAGAGAAGTTCCCTGGCTGGAAAGGGGACTCAGTATCGAAGCTTATTGTCGACATTCTCTCACCATTCTCATCGCCTCAACAACCACTCGACGCACGAAAAGCATCTATTGAAGCCATTGGCCTTGTCTGCCAGTCTTGGCCTCGTAATTATGATCTCGTTAAGGTGTACACGGCATTCCAACAGGTGTTCCAGGATAAGATACCTATTCTTGAGACAATGATTCTAAGATCCTTCAAAGAATTTCTCGTGACAGAAGAAAGACGATCGGAAGCAGCTGCAGAAGCTCCgaaggagaagaacaaggagcTTACAGTCATGGGGGGAACCAATTTTGATGATGTTGCCAGTGGCGCTACACAACGATTCCTCAAAGAGATTACTCGGATTGCCTTGTCAAGCCAAGACGAACATGcattcttggccatggaagTCCTGGGCAGCATCAATCGTCAAGGTCTGACTCACCCCAAGGAGACTGGCGTGACTTTGATCACGTTGGAAACCTCTGCGAATAGGAAGATTGCAGAGCTGGCCTATTTGGAACATCGATCCTTGCACGAAAAACACGAGACTGTACTAGAGAGAGAGTACGTTAAAGCGGTTCAGTCTGCGTACAATTATCAACGAGATATTGTAAAGGACTCGCATGGAGCAACTATGGAGCCGTTCCAGTCGAAGCTTCATCTACTCATGGAAGTTTTGAAAATCAGCAAGATGAAAAATCGCCAACGATTTTTAGAGAAATTCGTTGGTCAAGCGGACTTTGAACTTGGGAAGCTGAACGTCAAGGCTGAAATGCCACATCAGGTAGACTTTGCACGTTTTATTGCCGAAAACCTTGCGTTCTTTGAGTACCACTCGATTGGAGAACTTCAGACTACGGTCAACATGATTGAAAAGATGGTTGCGAGCACTGGTGCCAGTGTGGCCCAAGCGATTGAATCCGAAGTATTCAATGTGCGCATGGATGTGGAtcaggaagaagagcagagAAAAACTCTGTTGGAGGGAGATGTGCCAGTTGGTGTGCCAGTTGGCGGAACTCAGCCTGATGTACCGCCTCCCGCCGTCCCGGTGCCAACCCTCTCGGTAGAACCGCAGCGCCTCCGACAACTGACGGCTGGATCGATTATCCTACTCTCCCTCTGGGAGGTACGAACTCACTTACGCAGACTCTTTGGCATGGGCACGAATCGACATGACAACCGTGCGAAGGCTCTAGCAAAGGATCTGAATAAAACACCCCTAAAGGTGCAAGGCGTTCACGGCGAACGAGTGTGGGACGAAATCGTATCTCACATGAATGGGCTTTCCAGCCAGGAGAGCATGGTACAAAAGTGCAAGGCTTTCGTGGAGTTGATGAATGTCGACAAGGAGTTCAAGGTGGctgaggaagatgacgagatgGGCATGGGCGGCGGGCCAAGCACTCCAAGCGaaggcgaggacgacgatgacggagGTGACAGGGGCCGCAAGAGAAAGGCGGCGGGAACTCCTGGCGGACGCAAGAAGAGAGCTCGTTCGGGGTCGCAGACACGCAAAAGAGGCCGACCGCGCAAGCAAAGCGTGGAACAGAGCGATGACGGAGACTTTGACGGAGACTGGATCTAG
- the LIA1 gene encoding Deoxyhypusine hydroxylase — MADATVPSLRESLCSEATPLPVRFRALFSLKHVARTGEPAAAVAAIEAIAAAFASPSALLKHELAYCLGQTANDAAIQPLRDVLSDLKEDPMCRHEAAEALGALGKPDNLELLKYFRDREGEDVVITETCEIAIDRIEWENSETRKQEKLRQSDFASIDPAPPLPESEKNVEQLGKQLMDTTQPLFMRYRAMFALRDLASPPDCATAVPAVLALAKGFADSSALFRHEIAFVFGQLSHPASIPALTAALSNSEEASMVRHEAAEALGSLGEEEGVEETLKRFLHDKEKVVRESVIVALDMAEYEQSGNAEYALIPEAASASA; from the exons ATGGCAGACGCTACCGTTCCGAGCCTACGGGAGAGCCTCTGCTCTGAAGCCACCCCGCTACCAGTCCGGTTCCGAGCCCTCTTCTCGCTCAAGCACGTTGCGCGAACTGGAGAGCCTGCCGCTGCTGTGGCCGCCATCGAGGCCATCGCAGCTGCGTTtgcgtcgccgtcggccctACTGAAGCACGAGCTGGCTTACTGCCTCGGACAGACCGCCAACGATGCGGCGATTCAGCCGTTGCGAGATGTGCTCTCAGATCTGAAGGAGGACCCCATGTGCAGACATGAAGCCGCTGAGGCTCTGGGCGCGCTTGGTAAACCCGATAATTTGGAGCTGCTGAAATACTTCCGCGATCGCGAGGGCGAAGACGTTGTCATCACTGAGACTTGCGAGATCGCCATCGATCGGATAGAGTGGGAGAATTCAGAGACGCGCAAGCAAGAAAAATTACGACAGAG TGATTTTGCCTCGATTGATCCCGCGCCGCCCCTGCCTGAATCGGAAAAGAATGTCGAACAGCTGGGCAAGCAACTTATGGATACTACACAGCCTCTCTTTATGCGCTACCGCGCCATGTTTGCCCTGCGCGACCTGGCCTCACCGCCCGACTGTGCGACCGCCGTCCCTGCCGTGCTTGCCTTGGCAAAAGGATTTGCCGACTCTTCTGCGTTGTTCCGCCACGAAATTGCTTTCGTCTTTGGACAGTTGTCGCACCCCGCTTCTATTCCTGCTCTTACGGCTGCTTTGAGCAACTCCGAGGAGGCTAGTATGGTTCGTCATGAAGCTGCCGAGGCGCTTGGAAGTCTCGGGGAGGAagagggcgtcgaggagaCGCTGAAGCGATTCCTTCACGATAAAGAGAAGGTCGTCCGAGAAAGCGTGATCGTTGCATTGGATATGGCAGAGTATGAGCAAAGTGGTAACGCTGAATATGCTCTAATACCGGAAGCAGCAAGTGCTTCTGCATAA
- the AIM7 gene encoding Protein AIM7 → MASESRLYTFSGETKEHLRKFRLTTSRAKDPQAVIYMIDKNTHEIRQALDDYDEARVYKSLKEVAEDLPDHTPRFVLLSYPITTSDGRLSVPYVLLYYLPITCNAEVRMLYAGAKELMRSTSEAGSVIDIESAEDLEEVPEKLASK, encoded by the exons ATG GCCTCCGAATCGAGACTGTACACCTTTTCCGGTGAAACCAAGGAACACCTGCGCAAGTTCCGACTGACCACATCGAGGGCCAAGGATCCCCAGGCTGTTATCT ATATGATTGATAAGAACACACACGAGATCCGACAAGCCCTCGACGACTACGACGAAGCGCGAGTCTACAAGTCTCTCAAGGAGGTTGCTGAGGACTTGCCAGACCACACGCCGCGGTTTGTTCTGCTCAGCTATCCCATTACAACG TCCGATGGACGACTCTCAGTACCCTACGTGTTGCTATACTATCTTCCAATAACCTGCAATGCTGAGGTGAGAATGCTGTACGCCGGCGCAAAAGAGTTGATGCGAAGCACGAGCGAGGCGGGCAGCGTCATTGATATCGAGTCCGCGGAGGATCTTGAAGAGGTTCCCGAAAAGCTGGCTAGCAAATAG
- the RAS gene encoding Ras-like protein, whose translation MAASTKFLREYKLVVVGGGGVGKSCLTIQLIQSHFVDEYDPTIEDSYRKQCVIDDEVALLDVLDTAGQEEYSAMREQYMRTGEGFLLVYSITSRQSFEEITTFQQQILRVKDKDYFPMVVVGNKCDLEGEREVTRQEGEALARSFNCKFIETSAKSRINVDKAFYDIVREIRRYNREMQGYSTGSGGGSGVNGPPKPMDMEDGEKEAGCCGKCVIM comes from the exons ATGGCTGCGTCCACCAAG TTTTTGAGAGAGTAcaaactcgtcgtcgtcggtggcggcggtgttGGTAAATCTTGTTTGACCATCCAATTGATTCAAAGTCATTTCGTCGACGAATATGACCCTACGATCGAAG ATTCATATAGAAAGCAATGTGTTATCGATGACGAGGTCGCCCTTCTCGATGTTTTGGATACCGCAGGTCAGGAGGAATACAGTGCTATGCGCGAGCAATACATGAGAACCGGCGAGGGTTTTTTGTTGGTCTACTCAATCACATCTCGACAAAGCTTCGAGGAAATCACCACCTTCCAGCAACAAATCTTGCgagtcaaggacaaggattATTTCCCCATGGTTGTAGTAGGCAACAAGTGTGATCTGGAAGGCGAGCGGGAGGTAACCAGGCAAG AGGGCGAGGCTTTGGCGCGATCCTTTAACTGCAAATTCATCGAGACTTCGGCAAAGTCGCGAATCAATGTTGACAAAGCGTTCTACGATATTGTTAGAGAGATCCGAAGATACAACCGCGAAATGCAAGGTTATTCGactggcagcggcggcggttCAGGGGTAAACGGCCCCCCCAAgcccatggacatggaggacgGCGAGAAGGAGGCCGGCTGCTGTGGCAAGTGTGTCATTATGTGA
- the VCX1_0 gene encoding Vacuolar calcium ion transporter, which translates to MVVNHFRNKREAHIVNRSSVHQWNPFRHLWDTPADRQRRRETWGGPELEAQTGQDGRDYGGRLAHAPTAPNPSSGGIPRDPSNADTITSSAKESDEATRTRSVYNGEEKVALNQFLGHDKSGSLRNRRPEDDAANLEGDPSLAQPTADDNGKMKKKVKSGLINWHLKPKEPFTVANQLQRTFLSSWINILLLAAPVGIALNYVHSVNRIAVFVINFLAIIPLAAILGFATEEVALRTGETLGGLINATFGNAVELIVAIIALKDDQIAIVQTSLIGSILSNLLLVMGFCFFFGGLRRQEQHFNHTVAQTSASLLALAAASVIVPSVFNVAASDISQREIAKLSRGTSVILLIVYIAYLFFQLHTHHEVFNEQSQKVPAKPWSRSGGPKGIKQGLAMPSSMISHAIPDQEENQRLSKMLGNPKSLDEGEDEDDDPQLSLAVAIATLTISTVIIAFCAESMVGSIDSITKSGGLTQEFVGLILLPIVGNAAEHATAVTVAIKDKMDLAIGVAVGSSMQVALFLIPLLVVIGWGMDKEYMDLSFDIFQVAVMFVAVLLTNYLIGDGKSHWLEGFLLICLWGIIAVCSFWYPNTSLEQANGTGTTH; encoded by the exons ATGGTAGTCAATCACTTCAGGAACAAACGTGAGGCGCACATTGTCAATCGCTCAAGCGTCCACCAATGGAATCCTTTTCGGCATCTTTGGGACACTCCTGCTGATCGTCAACGCCGTCGAGAAACGTGGGGAGGACCCGAACTGGAGGCGCAGACTGGTCAAGACGGACGAGATTACGGTGGAAGGTTGGCACATGCTCCCACTGCACCAAACCCCAGCAGTGGTGGCATCCCGAGGGATCCGTCCAACGCCGATACCATCACCAGCTCCGCCAAGGAGAGCGACGaagcgacgaggacaaggagtGTCTATAATGGAGAAGAGAAGGTGGCCCTCAATCAATTTTTAGGGCATGATAAATCTGGGAGCCTGCGAAACCGAAGGCCCGAAGACGATGCCGCAAATCTGGAAGGCGACCCCTCCCTGGCTCAACCAACAGCAGACGATAATggaaagatgaagaagaaggtcaagTCGGGTTTAATCAACTGGCATCTTAAGCCGAAGGAGCCTTTTACTGTGGCAAATCAACTGCAGCGCACCTTTTTGAGCTCATGGATCAACATTCTCTTGCTCGCTGCTCCCGTCGGTATTGCCTTGAATTACGTTCACTCGGTCAATCGCATAGCCGTATTCGTCATCAACTTCCTGGCTATTATTCCACTGGCCGCTATACTCGGTTTCGCTACAGAAGAGGTCGCTTTACGAACTGGTGAAACTCTTGGTGGTCTCATCAATGCTACCTTTGGAAATGCCGTTGAACTGATCGTTGCCATCATCGCACTGAAGGACGATCAGATCGCCATCGTTCAGACCTCCTTAATTGGATCCATTCTTTCTAATTTACTGCTTGTCATGGGgttctgcttctttttcggTGGTCTGCGACGACAAGAACAACACTTTAACCACACCGTTGCTCAAACTTCTGCTTCTCTTCTGGCCCTTGCTGCGGCATCTGTCATTGTCCCATCAGTATTCAACGTTGCGGCCTCAGATATTTCACAAAGAGAGATTGCCAAGCTCTCCCGCGGTACCTCCGTCATACTTCTTATTGTCTATATTGCCTACCTCTTCTTTCAACTCCACACACATCACGAAGTCTTCAATGAGCAGAGCCAGAAGGTTCCCGCAAAGCCCTGGTCACGCAGCGGCGGCCCCAAGGGCATCAAGCAAGGTTTAGCCATGCCCAGCTCCATGATCAGCCATGCGATACCAGACCAGGAGGAGAACCAGCGATTATCGAAGATGCTCGGGAACCCCAAAAGCTTGGATGAgggtgaggatgaagatgacgacccCCAGTTGAGCTTGGCAGTTGCCATTGCCACCCTTACCATTTCTACGGTCATTATTGCATTCTGTGCCGAGTCCATGGTTGGCTCTATCGATTCGATTACTAAAAGTGGTGGCCTGACTCAAGAGTTTGTCGGCTTAATCTTGCTTCCTATTGTTGGGAATGCTGCCGAACACGCAACAGCTGTCACTGTCGCCATAAAGGATAAGATGGACCTTGCTATTGGTGTTGCTGTAGGCTCTAGCATGCAGGTTGCTCTGTTCTTGATTCCACTGCTTGTTGTTATTGGCTGGGGAATGGATAAAGAGTACATGGACCTGAGCTTTGATATTTTCCAGGTTGCGGTCATGTTTGTTGCCGTTTTGCTGACCAACTATCTGATCGGTGATGGCAAGAGTCATTGGCTAGAAGGGTTTCTCCTCATCTGCCTCTGGGGCATTATTGCTGTTTGCTCCTTCT GGTATCCCAACACTAGCCTCGAGCAAGCCAATGGCACTGGCACCACACATTAA